In a single window of the Pseudogemmatithrix spongiicola genome:
- a CDS encoding GGDEF domain-containing protein produces MTVPLTPPSRSSDEHYAEILRWQARYRMLFASLIGFGTITLKWFGVVSAESVLMARYGLRGVLLAMLGLVVAYVVGHRVLVAVLMRRGHAPMGVVVGAIASDTVILFGSALLITPPEHFDRALLLSIFTVQFTQIFFGWTATIANLILIGAGYTTLVAVAADASMIATPAEELWTLALYGIGVLLYVALQGHVAARMRRLVEIFQRAQDGDFSARYEEEPDQMPDPVSVIGRAYNQMRERLQAIVLTDPLSGCYNRRGLNQLAEREVSRAIRQKKELAVLAIDLDHFKRINDDYGHLTGDEVIREVGALLRTTAREADIVARFGGEEFTILAPDSNEEGALILADRVMQAFRNYRFRSLPPDIRITASIGLAADWARDDDVSKTLLARADEALYVAKRNGRDQAVVWHAGMRAFDGTPPKVRSSVVGMLRIND; encoded by the coding sequence GTGACAGTCCCGCTGACCCCCCCCTCACGCAGCAGCGACGAGCACTACGCCGAGATCCTGCGCTGGCAAGCGCGGTACCGGATGCTGTTCGCGTCACTGATCGGCTTCGGGACCATCACCCTCAAGTGGTTCGGCGTGGTCTCCGCCGAATCCGTGCTGATGGCACGTTACGGCCTCCGCGGCGTGCTGCTGGCGATGCTCGGGCTCGTCGTCGCGTACGTCGTAGGGCACCGCGTGCTCGTGGCCGTGCTCATGCGGCGTGGTCACGCGCCGATGGGCGTCGTCGTCGGCGCCATCGCGTCCGATACGGTGATCCTCTTCGGCAGCGCGCTGCTCATCACGCCGCCCGAGCATTTCGATCGCGCCTTGCTGCTCTCGATCTTCACGGTGCAGTTCACGCAGATCTTCTTCGGGTGGACGGCGACCATCGCCAACCTCATCCTCATCGGCGCCGGCTACACCACGCTGGTCGCGGTGGCGGCCGACGCCAGCATGATCGCGACGCCGGCGGAAGAGCTGTGGACGCTGGCGCTGTATGGCATCGGCGTGCTGCTCTACGTGGCGCTGCAGGGCCATGTCGCCGCGCGGATGCGGCGCCTCGTGGAGATCTTCCAGCGCGCCCAGGATGGGGACTTCTCGGCGCGCTACGAGGAAGAGCCGGACCAGATGCCGGACCCGGTGAGCGTCATTGGCCGTGCGTACAACCAGATGCGCGAGCGGTTGCAGGCGATCGTCCTCACCGATCCGCTCTCGGGTTGCTACAACCGGCGCGGTCTCAACCAGCTCGCCGAGCGCGAGGTCTCACGCGCCATCCGGCAGAAGAAGGAACTCGCGGTGCTGGCCATCGACCTCGACCACTTCAAGCGCATCAACGACGACTACGGCCACCTCACGGGGGACGAGGTGATCCGTGAGGTCGGCGCGCTGCTCCGCACGACCGCCCGCGAGGCGGACATCGTGGCCCGCTTCGGCGGCGAGGAGTTCACGATCTTGGCTCCCGATTCGAACGAGGAGGGCGCGCTCATCCTCGCGGACCGCGTGATGCAGGCCTTCCGCAACTACCGGTTCCGCTCGCTACCGCCGGACATCCGCATCACGGCGAGCATCGGCTTGGCCGCCGATTGGGCGCGCGACGACGACGTCTCGAAGACGCTGCTCGCCCGAGCTGACGAGGCCTTGTACGTCGCGAAGCGCAACGGGCGCGATCAAGCGGTCGTGTGGCATGCCGGCATGCGCGCCTTCGACGGCACGCCCCCCAAGGTGCGGAGCTCCGTCGTGGGGATGCTGCGGATCAACGACTAG